Proteins co-encoded in one Nicotiana sylvestris chromosome 7, ASM39365v2, whole genome shotgun sequence genomic window:
- the LOC104233238 gene encoding auxin-binding protein ABP19a-like, whose protein sequence is MLFQSFFIFSLLFLSSEAAVLDFCVGDLSVPDGPGGYACKKPSAVTANDFVFSGLATPVKLNPLIKAAVTPAFAPQFPGLNGLGISMARLDLAIGGVIPMHTHPGASEVLYVVTGQICAGFISSSDNKVFFKNLKQGDIMVFPQGLLHFQINSGKTASLAIVSFSSPTPGLQITDFALFANDLATEIVQATTFLDAATIKKLKGVLGGTN, encoded by the coding sequence ATGTTATTCCAAtctttcttcatcttctcccttcTCTTCCTCTCCTCTGAAGCTGCCGTCCTCGATTTCTGCGTCGGGGACTTATCAGTCCCCGACGGACCAGGCGGCTACGCCTGCAAAAAACCATCCGCAGTAACTGCGAATGACTTTGTATTTTCTGGCCTTGCCACTCCAGTTAAACTTAACCCTCTCATTAAAGCCGCAGTCACACCTGCTTTTGCTCCTCAATTTCCAGGACTTAACGGTCTTGGAATTTCAATGGCTAGGCTAGATTTAGCTATAGGTGGTGTTATCCCAATGCACACACACCCTGGAGCATCAGAAGTACTTTATGTTGTAACAGGACAAATTTGTGCTGGATTTATTTCTTCCTCAGACAACAAAGTTTTTTTCAAGAACCTTAAACAAGGAGACATTATGGTTTTCCCACAAGGGTTGTTGCATTTCCAGATTAACTCTGGGAAAACTGCATCTCTAGCTATTGTTTCTTTCAGTAGTCCAACTCCAGGTCTTCAAATTACGGATTTCGCTCTCTTTGCTAATGATTTGGCTACTGAAATTGTGCAGGCTACTACGTTCCTTGATGCTGCCACAATCAAGAAGTTGAAGGGTGTCCTTGGCGGCACCAACTAA
- the LOC104233247 gene encoding MOB kinase activator-like 1A gives MSLFGLGSRNQKTFRPKKNAPSGSKGAQLKKHIDATLGSGNLREAVRLPPGEDLHEWLAVNTVDFFNQVNILYGTLTEFCTSSSCPTMSAGPKYEYRWADGVNIKKPIEVSAPKYVDYLMSWIETQLDDESTFPQNLGTPFPPNFQDVVKTIFKRLFRVYAHIYHSHFQKIISLQEEAHMNTCFKHFVLFTWEFRLIDKAELAPLYELIESILQL, from the exons atgagtCTTTTTGGCCTTGGAAGCAG AAACCAGAAGACTTTTCGTCCTAAAAAAAATGCTCCATCAGGAAGCAAG GGTGCACAGCTCAAAAAACACATAGATGCTACTTTGGGTAGTGGGAATTTGAGGGAAGCAGTGAGGCTACCGCCTGGAGAAGATCTACATGAGTGGCTGGCTGTAAATA CTGTTGATTTTTTCAACCAAGTGAATATATTGTATGGCACTCTCACTGAATTCTGCACTTCATCAAGCTGTCCAACAATGTCTGCAGGGCCAAA GTACGAGTATCGTTGGGCTGATGGAGTAAATATAAAGAAACCCATAGAAGTTTCTGCTCCAAAATATGTGGATTATCTGATGAGTTGGATAGAAACTCAGCTAGATGATGAATCAACTTTTCCTCAAAATTTGG GTACGCCATTTCCGCCTAATTTTCAAGATGTGGTGAAGACAATATTTAAGCGATTATTTCGTGTATATGCTCATATCTATCATTCACATTTCCAAAAGATTATCAGTCTACAGGAAGAAGCTCATATGAATACCTGCTTCAAGCACTTTGTTCTGTTCACATGG GAGTTCCGCTTAATTGACAAGGCAGAACTAGCACCTCTGTATGAGCTCATTGAATCTATTCTGCAGCTTTAG